Within Candidatus Parvarchaeota archaeon, the genomic segment TGGTCTTTCAACGCCAACTGCAATGACATTGTACATTACAAAAAACGCGATAAGTGCAATGACTGTCCACATTATTCTCTGTGAAATGTTTGGCTGGGTTGTAGGTGCCTTGACTTCTGGCAAAAGACGCAATATTGGTTTTAGGAAATCCAAGCTTGAGCCCATATTGCACACCCTCTTTTAGCGCCACAAACACTTTATGCTTGGCATACCTGCAAGCCTTTTTGAAATATGCCGGGCACTTTTCAGTTTGCTATTTGCCGCTTTTTGCATTTCTTGCGCGGGCTTGCTTTTATACCTTTGCAGGCTTAAGCCTTCTGCACTTGTCCGGTTTGCTTAAACTCCCCGCCTGCAGCCTTTATTTTCTCAACTGCCGATGCAGAAGCCTGCAAAGCGCTGACAACAACCGGGAATGCAAGTGCCCCCTGCCCAAGCACCTTTCCATCAAATTTGAAATTGAGCTTCCCATCTGCCTTTTCAAGCTTGTTTTGCATTGCAAGCCTGTTAATCTCAAACAGGTTTATCTCCTTGAGCCTTGCTGCGCCTGGCCTGGAAAAGCCCTGCACTCCAAAAAAGTCAGGCTCGTATCTTGTGATATAAGACCAGCGGTGCTTGTGCATGCCAGCCCTGCCCCAGCCGCCTTTCCCTCCCTTGCCTCTCTTGTTTTTGGCGTTTCCCTTGCCGTGGTTTCTGGTGCCCAAGTACTTCCTTGATGCTTTCTTGTGGCGTCTGCTCATATTTTCACCTGAAATAATCGTGTCATTCAAGCCTGCACATTTTTGTTGAATTCATTCCACTGCTCCAAATACTATATCATGCTCTTCAAAAGCGCTGCAAAGTCTGCAGCTGGCCTTGGGCCAAGGGCCCCTGCCGGAAACGCAAGCTTAATTCTTCCGTGCCCCCCTGTTGGCGGCGTGAGCCTGAAATAAGGCGTTATGCCAAAATCTGCAAGCCTTTTTTTCCCGCCATAAACTTCAGCCGCCACTTTTGCAGCATCCAGTTTGCCTTCTTTTCCCGCCTGCGAAAACTTCCTGTTGCCAATCATTGCGCGCCTTGAAACCAGGGCTTCTATTGACTTGGCGTCAATTTCCCCCCAGGTCGCATAGTCTTTGACCTGCCTTAGCATGCCTTGAAGGCTTGGCGTATCTGAGTATACCGAGCAGCAGTTGAGCCTTTGAAGCTTCAGGTGCTCGAAGGTCTGGCGCACTTTTGGCGCTTTACTCCACATGCCCCGCAGCCTTATAATGCCAATCATTGCCATTTCCATTTACCTCTTTTGCCTTTGTCTTTATTGCCAGTGTCCCGCGTCTAAGAAGCGTTTTGCTTCCAGTCGCCCCTGTATTTCATGCTTGAAAGTTTTGAAAGCGCATCAATGACTGCCATGCTTGAGTTGTATATGTTCGCAGTTTTGCCCCTTGAAAATGACCAGACATCCCTGACTCCGGCAATCGTAAGCACCTTTTTCACAATCTTGTTTGCAGCCACGCCAAGGCCTTTTGGCGCAGGCTTGAGCGTCACTTCGACAGAGCCGTTTTTGCCAACAAGCTTTATCGGAAGCGAGTGGGGCGACTTGCAGCCGCACTCCCAGGAGCCGCAGCCCATGGGAACAGTCATTATGTTCAGCTTCGCATTTTTAATGGCAGACTCAATTGCAGGCTTGACCTCTTCGGATTTTCCGCTTCCAATGCCGACATGGCCCGCCTTGTCGCCTACAAGCACAATTGCCCTGTATTGGCTTTTCCTGCCGCAGTCAGTCATCCTCTGCGTCATTCCAACCTCCAAAGTTTCGCTTTCAAGGCCGGGCAAAAGCGTGTCAACAATCTGGTACTCAAGTATGGGCTTTCCAGTCTCAAATATCTCCTCAATGGCAAGTATCTCCTTGTTCTTGACTTTCTTGCCAACAAGAGTCTTTGGGAACCACTCTGCCTGCTCTTCAACAGTCATTCTTGGCTTTCTATCGAATCTGTTCAACAAACCACCCTATATTTTCAGGAAGACATTATCTTGCTTTTTGCAGCCTGGAATAGCTCGGGAAGCTTTTCCGCGTCTATGCCGGCCTTTGCGTATCCGGAATAAACCTTGTCGTAGTTGCCCTTTTGTTTAAGCGCCTTTGCATGCGCTGCAACATGCTGCCCGCTTATTCTTGCCATGTCGACAATGCCGGAATCAAACTTTGTCTTGAGCCCTGCGTCAATTGCGCCTTGAAGCGCGCTGAAAACTACCGAGCCTTTTGTCGGAGTCTGCATTCCAATGTCAAGCACAAAACCGGTTACGCCTTTTTTTGCCGCAAGCCTGGCGCAGGCAAGCCCGCTTAGGTAGCCTGTAGGG encodes:
- the rpl15p gene encoding 50S ribosomal protein L15 (late assembly protein), which encodes MSRRHKKASRKYLGTRNHGKGNAKNKRGKGGKGGWGRAGMHKHRWSYITRYEPDFFGVQGFSRPGAARLKEINLFEINRLAMQNKLEKADGKLNFKFDGKVLGQGALAFPVVVSALQASASAVEKIKAAGGEFKQTGQVQKA
- a CDS encoding 50S ribosomal protein L18, translated to MAKATGPNYNVPFKRRRKGMTNYAKRLALVKSRLPRMVVRKTNSGVLVQFVGFETNGDKVLANCHSSSLEKFGWKPHCNCPTGYLSGLACARLAAKKGVTGFVLDIGMQTPTKGSVVFSALQGAIDAGLKTKFDSGIVDMARISGQHVAAHAKALKQKGNYDKVYSGYAKAGIDAEKLPELFQAAKSKIMSS
- a CDS encoding 30S ribosomal protein S5 gives rise to the protein MTVEEQAEWFPKTLVGKKVKNKEILAIEEIFETGKPILEYQIVDTLLPGLESETLEVGMTQRMTDCGRKSQYRAIVLVGDKAGHVGIGSGKSEEVKPAIESAIKNAKLNIMTVPMGCGSWECGCKSPHSLPIKLVGKNGSVEVTLKPAPKGLGVAANKIVKKVLTIAGVRDVWSFSRGKTANIYNSSMAVIDALSKLSSMKYRGDWKQNAS